One part of the Haliotis asinina isolate JCU_RB_2024 chromosome 2, JCU_Hal_asi_v2, whole genome shotgun sequence genome encodes these proteins:
- the LOC137273515 gene encoding ZZ-type zinc finger-containing protein 3-like has translation MDTDTDSSNHNNQCVKMEEDDTCYMFESDSAALKGNSDYRALLKTITKLEAQRSQAIRDMEALQEAQEEALKDPIKFVEKLQQGVKFNFPPKQEIAPVPNIDWEKYRSNVDFTSFGVPRHMTRQKKQLTELEDPVIDREKMTRAPQTVSLFDDQNEVTVVRGRLKTESKPATFNQLWTVEEQKRLEELLLVFPPEEVEAKRWQKIAVALGNRTTQQVASRVQKYFIKLAKAGLPVPGRAPNIGTGTRKLGRQQRHNRFYYQPSTFMQAYTPPVYMSDDEDTRAYYDAESEAKFLQKYEKYGENLSSDESDEDDEVPLELRHSEEYRELLKLRSLRAQKLQQTAVQVHHDGFKCDMCGCEPIIGTRWHCMDCPEDESVDFCDDCVDSNHETETHNSSHRLKPEKKKVTSTGGDQDYMKFTLADSNYLDPNYMPAS, from the exons ATGGATACTGACACAGATAGCAGTAACCATAACAACCAATGTGTCAAGATGGAGGAAGATGACACCTGCTATATGTTCGAGTCCGATAGTGCTGCTTTGAAGGGTAATTCAGACTATAGAGCACTGCTGAAGACGATCACAAAGTTGGAGGCTCAGCGTAGCCAGGCAATACGTGATATGGAGGCTCTGCAGGAGGCCCAAGAGGAGGCTCTCAAGGATCCAATCAAATTTGTAGAAAAATTACAGCAGGGTGTGAAATTCAACTTTCCCCCTAAGCAGGAGATTGCACCGGTACCGAACATCGACTGGGAGAAGTATCGCAGTAATGTGGACTTCACTTCCTTCGGTGTCCCGCGTCACATGACCCGACAAAAGAAGCAGCTCACAGAGCTGGAAG ACCCTGTGATAGATAGGGAGAAGATGACACGGGCTCCCCAGACAGTGTCACTGTTTGATGACCAGAACGAAGTGACTGTTGTCCGAGGTCGATTGAAAACAGAATCCAAACCTGCAACCTTTAACCAGTTGTGGACTGTCGAGGAACAGAAGAG GCTGGAAGAACTGTTGTTGGTGTTCCCCCCAGAGGAAGTGGAGGCCAAGCGGTGGCAGAAAATTGCTGTTGCTCTTGGCAACCGCACTACCCAGCAG GTGGCCAGCCGAGTGCAGAAATACTTCATCAAGCTGGCCAAGGCTGGACTTCCTGTACCTGGCAGAGCCCCCAACATCGGGACTGGGACCAGGAAG CTGGGCCGTCAGCAACGCCACAACCGCTTCTACTACCAACCATCAACATTCATGCAGGCCTACACACCCCCAGTCTACATGTCAGACGACGAGGACACACGAGCCTACTACGACGCTGAGTCCGAGGCAAAGTTTTTGCAGAAGTATGAGAAATATGGAGAAAATCTGTCTTCCGATGAATCA GATGAGGATGACGAGGTCCCCCTGGAGCTGCGACATTCAGAGGAGTACCGGGAACTGTTGAAACTGAGGTCATTACGGGCTCAGAAACTGCAACAGACAGCTGTCCAAGTCCACCATGACGGCTTCAAG TGTGACATGTGTGGGTGTGAGCCAATTATTGGCACCAGGTGGCACTGTATGGACTGTCCTGAGGATGAATCTGTGGATTTCTGCGATGACTGTGTTGACAG CAACCATGAAACTGAAACTCACAACTCAAGTCATCGTCTGAAGCCAGAAAAGAAGAAAGTAACATCTACAGGTGGTGATCAGGACTACATGAAGTTTACACTCGCTGACAGCAACTACCTCGACCCAAACTACATGCCTGCTAGTTGA